A region of Kribbella sp. NBC_01245 DNA encodes the following proteins:
- a CDS encoding BTAD domain-containing putative transcriptional regulator produces MRFGVLGPLQVWSSDGKPGTIREKKVRALLADLLSYGGRPVPADRLIDDLWSGSLPANPGSTLQTRVWQLRKALEEIEPGGKALVVSSPAGYALAATAVDSEEFRALVAKARLNRDPALLTEALALWRGTAYDGYDFAEAVRARLEEERLVALEDLAEARLELGQHRELVSELGELVTLHPLRERLHAVHLRALYGAGRQAEALERYDALRRRLADELGVDPSPELSAVYQAVLRQEATVPGSTALGRNNLPEPLTELIGRGEAVATVKGLLAASRLVTLTGSGGVGKTRLALEAARQAVYPDGVWLVELAGTTSPAEAVAAVLSVRDSAEEPLQDRLAQGLQDKRLLLVLDNCEHLIEPVAELARVLLARAPGLRILATSQESLAVDGERLWPVPPLELASAVELFTARASAAVPSFVPDDPAAVAAICQRLDGIPLALELAATRVRALGVRELAERLDDRFGLLVAGRRGAPARQQTLRAMIDWSWDLLTESERIVLRRLAVHAEGCTLAAAEVVCAGDGIKPGDVLDLVSRLVDRSLVVAVPTPDGTRYRLLESVTAYCLERLQERLAVESLHRQYYLALAVEADSNLRGHDQQLWLSRLDTETANLRTALDSAIDAGDASVALELTTALGWYWFVRGRLGEARRSLDRVLAMPGPADALALAGLWRAAFTLLVRDGVDPVEAELDDLYDAARDPGVVTLVLASAQVGFGTPGPSERWRARGTNDRWGTATVESLQASSALAAGDLARARELAVRSATTFRDLGDRWGRLRATDVLAFLAEVSGEYAEATRLHEEGLCYAQDLGLWTEASYKLSGLGRLALLAGDFTAADEYHRRGMELARSQSHQRGVQFAEVGLGMTARRRGELEQAELHLRAWLDWCREYGGGPGVALILAELGFAAEQRGDAVQARALHEEGLATAEAVGDPRAIALACEGLAGVEALTANPTEARRLLTKAATLRASVGTPLPAGERFDLNRITARLDR; encoded by the coding sequence GTGCGTTTCGGGGTGCTTGGTCCGCTGCAGGTCTGGTCCTCAGACGGTAAGCCGGGCACGATCCGCGAGAAGAAGGTCCGGGCGCTGTTGGCCGACCTGCTCTCGTACGGCGGAAGGCCCGTTCCGGCGGACAGGTTGATCGATGATCTCTGGAGCGGCAGTCTGCCGGCCAATCCGGGGAGTACCTTGCAGACCCGGGTCTGGCAGTTGCGGAAAGCCCTGGAGGAGATCGAGCCGGGCGGCAAAGCACTGGTCGTCTCTAGCCCGGCGGGATACGCGCTGGCCGCTACGGCCGTCGATAGCGAGGAGTTCCGGGCACTAGTCGCCAAGGCCAGGTTGAACCGGGACCCGGCGCTGTTGACCGAGGCGCTCGCGCTGTGGCGGGGAACCGCCTATGACGGGTACGACTTTGCTGAGGCGGTACGGGCCCGGCTGGAAGAGGAACGGCTCGTCGCGCTGGAGGACCTGGCCGAGGCACGTCTCGAACTTGGGCAGCACCGAGAGCTCGTGAGCGAGTTAGGCGAGCTGGTGACGCTCCACCCGCTGCGGGAACGACTGCACGCCGTACATCTTCGGGCCCTCTATGGAGCCGGGAGGCAGGCAGAGGCGCTTGAGCGGTACGACGCGTTGCGGCGGCGGTTGGCGGACGAGCTGGGGGTTGATCCGAGCCCTGAGCTCTCTGCGGTCTACCAGGCTGTACTGCGGCAAGAGGCGACTGTGCCTGGCAGCACGGCTCTGGGGCGGAACAACCTGCCGGAGCCGCTTACCGAGTTGATCGGCCGTGGTGAGGCTGTAGCGACTGTGAAGGGCTTGCTCGCCGCAAGCCGACTTGTGACGCTCACAGGCTCGGGTGGTGTGGGTAAGACCCGGTTGGCGCTTGAGGCCGCTCGCCAGGCCGTCTATCCGGATGGGGTTTGGCTGGTCGAGCTTGCCGGTACAACGTCCCCCGCCGAGGCCGTCGCGGCCGTATTGTCCGTGCGGGATTCCGCCGAGGAACCGCTGCAGGATCGGTTGGCCCAAGGGCTGCAGGACAAACGGCTTCTGCTGGTCTTGGACAACTGTGAGCACTTGATCGAACCGGTAGCGGAACTGGCCCGCGTACTGCTCGCGAGAGCGCCCGGGCTGCGCATCCTCGCGACAAGCCAGGAGTCGTTGGCGGTCGACGGTGAACGCCTCTGGCCCGTGCCACCGCTTGAACTGGCGTCGGCCGTTGAACTGTTCACCGCTCGCGCTAGTGCCGCCGTACCGAGTTTCGTGCCGGACGACCCTGCAGCCGTTGCAGCCATCTGCCAGCGGCTTGACGGCATCCCACTCGCTCTCGAACTCGCGGCCACCCGTGTGCGCGCACTCGGCGTACGCGAACTTGCCGAGCGTTTGGACGACCGGTTCGGCCTACTGGTCGCCGGGAGGCGTGGAGCGCCCGCTAGGCAACAGACCTTGCGGGCGATGATCGACTGGAGTTGGGACCTCCTGACAGAGTCCGAGCGGATAGTCCTGCGCCGGCTCGCCGTACACGCCGAAGGCTGCACGTTGGCCGCCGCGGAGGTTGTCTGCGCGGGAGACGGCATCAAGCCCGGCGACGTACTGGACCTCGTGTCACGACTGGTAGATCGCTCGCTGGTCGTAGCCGTCCCAACACCTGACGGCACCCGCTACCGACTACTCGAGTCTGTGACGGCGTACTGCCTTGAACGACTTCAGGAACGTCTAGCCGTCGAGAGCCTCCACCGGCAGTACTACCTGGCGCTGGCGGTTGAGGCCGACTCCAACCTCAGAGGGCATGACCAGCAGCTCTGGTTGTCCCGACTCGACACGGAGACCGCGAACCTCCGTACCGCGCTCGACTCTGCCATTGACGCCGGAGACGCCTCCGTGGCGTTGGAACTGACCACAGCCCTTGGGTGGTACTGGTTCGTCCGAGGCCGGTTGGGCGAGGCGCGGCGGTCACTAGATCGTGTACTGGCCATGCCCGGTCCTGCGGACGCCCTGGCACTTGCAGGACTGTGGCGAGCCGCCTTCACCTTGCTGGTTCGTGATGGCGTAGATCCGGTTGAAGCCGAGCTAGACGACCTGTACGACGCTGCGCGCGATCCAGGTGTCGTAACCCTCGTGCTGGCCTCTGCCCAAGTGGGCTTCGGAACTCCGGGCCCGAGCGAGCGGTGGAGGGCTCGGGGGACCAATGACCGTTGGGGTACGGCCACGGTCGAGTCCTTGCAGGCGTCCAGCGCTCTGGCGGCCGGTGACCTGGCGAGAGCGCGCGAACTCGCTGTGCGCAGTGCGACCACCTTCCGCGACCTCGGCGATCGCTGGGGGCGTCTGCGTGCCACGGATGTTCTGGCGTTCCTTGCCGAGGTTTCTGGTGAGTACGCCGAGGCAACCCGCTTGCACGAGGAAGGCCTCTGCTACGCGCAAGACCTCGGCCTGTGGACGGAAGCGTCGTACAAGCTCTCCGGCCTCGGGCGATTGGCCCTGCTGGCCGGGGATTTCACTGCCGCGGACGAGTACCACCGGCGCGGAATGGAGCTCGCCCGGTCGCAGTCGCATCAACGCGGAGTGCAGTTCGCCGAGGTGGGTCTGGGTATGACCGCCCGGCGCCGCGGTGAGCTCGAGCAGGCGGAGCTCCACCTCCGGGCGTGGCTCGACTGGTGTCGCGAGTACGGCGGCGGGCCCGGTGTGGCGCTGATCCTGGCGGAACTCGGTTTCGCCGCCGAGCAACGAGGTGACGCCGTACAGGCCCGCGCCCTCCATGAGGAAGGCCTCGCGACCGCGGAAGCCGTCGGCGACCCGCGAGCGATCGCCCTCGCCTGCGAAGGCCTGGCCGGCGTCGAGGCCCTGACCGCCAACCCCACCGAAGCCCGCCGCCTCCTGACCAAAGCCGCCACCCTCCGCGCCTCCGTCGGCACTCCCCTGCCAGCGGGCGAACGCTTCGACCTCAATCGCATCACTGCCCGATTGGACCGCTGA
- a CDS encoding MFS transporter — protein sequence MASDQLLRTYLTLVVVSTSASSMIWGINTLFLLDAGLSIGEAFAANAFFTAGMVLFEVPTGVVADTVGRRTSYLLGAATLFGSTLLYLLLWHTSAPFAAWAAASALLGLGFTFFSGATEAWLVDGLTASGYDGSLDTAFGKGQMASGIAMMGGTIGGGLLAQATNLGVPYLVRAVLLGLTFLVAWRSMYDVGFAPKPRVSVRSEMAGILRASLEHGLLNPPVRWLMLAAPFASGVSVYGFYAAQPYLLELYGSADSYAIAGLTAGLVAGAQIAGGASVSLVARAFRRRTSALLITAGVTAVVLALMGLVQNFWVVFALLAVWSVMFAAAMPIRQAYLNGLIPSAQRATVLSSDSLLGSTGGVVIQPVLGRSADVWSYGPSYVIGAGIQLLVLPFILLARRERAASDNRASEPVLAPG from the coding sequence ATGGCTTCGGATCAGCTTCTGCGGACCTACCTAACGCTTGTCGTCGTGTCGACAAGTGCTTCGTCGATGATCTGGGGCATCAACACGCTGTTCCTGCTCGACGCCGGCCTGAGTATCGGCGAGGCGTTTGCCGCGAACGCGTTCTTCACCGCGGGCATGGTGCTGTTCGAGGTCCCGACAGGTGTGGTCGCCGATACGGTCGGCCGGCGTACGTCGTACCTGCTCGGCGCGGCCACCTTGTTCGGATCCACGCTGCTCTATCTGCTGCTGTGGCACACCAGTGCGCCGTTCGCGGCCTGGGCGGCGGCGTCGGCCCTGCTCGGACTGGGGTTCACGTTCTTCAGCGGCGCCACCGAGGCGTGGCTGGTGGACGGCCTGACCGCCAGCGGGTACGACGGCTCGCTGGACACGGCCTTCGGTAAGGGGCAGATGGCGAGCGGTATCGCGATGATGGGCGGCACGATCGGCGGCGGCCTGCTGGCCCAGGCGACCAACCTCGGCGTGCCGTACCTCGTCCGGGCGGTGCTGCTCGGACTCACCTTCTTGGTGGCCTGGCGGTCGATGTACGACGTCGGCTTCGCACCGAAACCGCGTGTCTCGGTCAGGTCGGAGATGGCCGGCATTCTGCGCGCATCGCTGGAGCACGGTCTGCTCAACCCGCCAGTGCGTTGGTTGATGCTCGCCGCACCCTTCGCCTCGGGCGTCAGCGTGTACGGCTTCTACGCGGCCCAGCCGTACCTGCTCGAGCTGTACGGCAGCGCAGATTCCTACGCGATCGCCGGGCTGACGGCCGGGCTGGTCGCCGGAGCGCAGATCGCTGGCGGCGCCTCGGTGTCGCTGGTGGCCAGGGCGTTCCGGCGGCGTACGTCGGCGCTCCTCATCACTGCCGGCGTCACCGCGGTAGTGCTGGCGCTGATGGGTCTGGTGCAGAACTTCTGGGTGGTGTTCGCGCTACTGGCGGTGTGGTCAGTGATGTTCGCAGCCGCTATGCCGATCAGGCAGGCCTACCTGAATGGACTGATCCCGTCGGCACAGCGGGCGACAGTACTGTCGTCGGACAGCCTGCTCGGCTCCACTGGTGGCGTGGTCATCCAGCCGGTCCTCGGCCGGTCTGCCGACGTCTGGAGCTACGGCCCTTCCTACGTCATCGGTGCAGGTATCCAGCTCCTGGTCCTGCCGTTCATCCTGCTGGCGCGCCGCGAGCGTGCTGCCTCCGACAACCGGGCCAGCGAGCCTGTGTTGGCTCCTGGGTAG
- a CDS encoding NAD(P)-dependent oxidoreductase codes for MSKTDVTVLGLGSMGHALAAAFLANGHRVTVWNRTPGKGDDLVAQGAIRAQGPKEAVQASPVVVACVLDYPTLHGVLDGSWDALAGRTLINLTNGTPAQARETAKLHDGEYVDGGIMAVPPMIGGPSAFVLYSGSRAAFERYEDILGELGATHFLGEDAGMAALIDLALLSGMYGMFGGVAHSVALAASGGLDPAEFTTSLLAPWLVAMTGVLNSITDDSPADMQVIAFGNIVAASNDQGVDPELLSHLTTPFRQMIGPDAAGLTLEEMLNR; via the coding sequence GTGAGTAAGACCGATGTGACGGTATTGGGGCTTGGTTCGATGGGGCACGCGCTTGCTGCCGCGTTCCTGGCCAACGGACACCGGGTGACCGTGTGGAACCGCACCCCCGGCAAGGGCGACGACCTGGTCGCCCAAGGGGCCATCCGCGCGCAAGGCCCGAAGGAAGCAGTACAGGCGTCGCCGGTGGTTGTTGCCTGCGTACTGGACTACCCGACGCTGCACGGCGTGCTGGATGGTTCCTGGGACGCCCTGGCCGGGCGGACGCTGATCAACCTCACGAACGGGACGCCCGCACAGGCGCGGGAGACGGCCAAGCTGCATGACGGGGAGTACGTCGACGGCGGCATCATGGCCGTTCCGCCGATGATCGGTGGGCCGAGCGCGTTTGTGCTCTACAGCGGTTCGCGGGCCGCGTTCGAGCGGTACGAGGACATCCTCGGCGAGCTCGGCGCCACACACTTTCTGGGCGAGGACGCGGGCATGGCAGCGCTGATCGACCTGGCGCTGCTGAGCGGGATGTACGGCATGTTCGGCGGCGTCGCGCACTCGGTCGCGCTGGCCGCGTCGGGCGGTCTCGACCCGGCCGAGTTCACCACCTCGCTGCTCGCGCCCTGGCTGGTCGCGATGACCGGGGTGCTCAATTCGATCACCGATGACTCGCCTGCCGACATGCAGGTCATCGCGTTCGGGAACATCGTTGCTGCCAGCAACGACCAGGGCGTTGATCCGGAGTTGCTGAGCCACCTGACCACACCATTTCGCCAGATGATCGGCCCGGACGCGGCCGGTCTCACCCTCGAGGAGATGTTGAACCGATGA
- a CDS encoding SDR family oxidoreductase — protein MTRKAVVTGGTHGIGLATVKALLDGGAEVLLTGRDERNLEKARGELTGRSAHVLRSDAASLADIDALGNEVGQRLGQIDLLFVNVGISMLEPFDQVTEASYDRSFAVNTKGAFFTAQRLAPLVRDGGAIVFTSSIADEGGESTMTVYGGTKAALVSMAKGMAGALLARDIRVNVVSPGFIDTPTMGAADLSEADRQAFRVIGDEMTPMKRHGTAEEVAAAVLYLAFDATYTTGSRLVVDGGLGTGITRA, from the coding sequence ATGACCCGAAAAGCTGTAGTCACAGGCGGTACGCACGGGATCGGGCTCGCCACCGTCAAGGCGTTGCTCGACGGCGGTGCCGAGGTGCTGCTGACCGGACGCGACGAGCGCAACCTGGAGAAGGCGCGCGGCGAGCTGACCGGGCGGTCCGCCCACGTGCTGCGGTCCGACGCGGCCAGCCTCGCCGATATCGATGCCCTCGGCAACGAGGTGGGCCAGCGGCTGGGGCAGATCGACCTGCTCTTCGTGAACGTCGGCATCTCGATGCTGGAGCCGTTCGACCAGGTCACCGAGGCGTCGTACGACCGGAGTTTCGCGGTCAACACCAAGGGCGCGTTCTTCACCGCCCAGCGCCTCGCGCCGCTGGTCCGCGACGGTGGTGCGATCGTCTTCACCTCGTCGATCGCGGACGAGGGCGGCGAGTCCACGATGACGGTGTACGGCGGTACCAAGGCGGCGCTGGTGTCGATGGCCAAGGGCATGGCGGGCGCGCTGCTGGCTCGCGATATCCGGGTCAACGTGGTCAGCCCAGGGTTCATCGACACCCCGACGATGGGCGCCGCCGATCTGTCCGAGGCCGACCGGCAGGCCTTCCGCGTGATCGGGGATGAGATGACGCCGATGAAGCGGCACGGTACGGCGGAGGAGGTGGCGGCCGCGGTCCTCTACCTGGCCTTCGACGCCACCTACACCACCGGATCCCGCCTAGTCGTCGACGGCGGCCTCGGCACCGGCATCACACGCGCCTGA
- a CDS encoding ribonuclease Z, producing MARELVVLGTGSQVPSRSRGQNGYFLRWDDEGFLFDPGEGTQRQMLFAGVAVGAITRICITHFHGDHCLGLPGVVQRLSLDRVPHTVQAHYPASGREYFARLRHASSFYEVAKVAEEPAYDDGPIASGPFGVLTALRLEHPVEAFGYQLVEPDGVRMLPEALAGYGVTGPDVGRLQREGLVEVDGRVVTLDQVSTPRAGQRFAFVMDTRLCDNVYELADRADMLVIESTFLSSESAHATTYGHLTALDAARVAKECGVRKLVLTHFSQRYDDPDAFRREAAEGFDGDLVIAADLTRIAVPSRA from the coding sequence ATGGCGCGGGAGTTGGTGGTGCTGGGGACGGGGAGTCAGGTGCCGTCGCGGAGCCGCGGCCAGAACGGGTATTTCCTGCGCTGGGATGACGAGGGTTTCCTCTTCGACCCGGGCGAAGGTACCCAACGGCAGATGCTCTTCGCGGGTGTCGCCGTCGGCGCGATCACGCGAATCTGCATCACCCATTTCCACGGCGACCACTGCCTGGGATTGCCAGGCGTCGTCCAACGGCTCTCCCTCGACCGTGTCCCGCACACCGTGCAAGCGCACTACCCAGCGTCCGGCCGGGAGTACTTCGCCAGATTGCGCCACGCCAGCTCCTTCTACGAAGTGGCCAAGGTCGCGGAGGAGCCGGCGTACGACGACGGCCCGATCGCGTCCGGCCCGTTCGGCGTACTGACTGCGCTGCGCCTGGAGCACCCGGTCGAGGCCTTCGGCTACCAACTCGTCGAGCCCGATGGCGTGCGGATGTTGCCCGAGGCGCTCGCCGGGTACGGCGTGACCGGGCCGGACGTGGGACGGCTGCAACGCGAGGGCCTGGTGGAGGTGGACGGCCGGGTGGTGACGCTCGACCAGGTGAGTACGCCGAGGGCGGGTCAGCGGTTCGCGTTCGTGATGGACACGCGCCTTTGCGACAACGTCTACGAACTGGCGGATCGGGCCGACATGCTCGTCATCGAGTCCACCTTCCTCAGTTCCGAAAGTGCGCACGCGACGACGTACGGTCATCTCACCGCCCTCGATGCCGCCCGCGTCGCGAAGGAGTGCGGCGTACGCAAACTGGTGCTGACCCATTTCTCGCAGCGGTACGACGACCCGGACGCCTTCCGCCGCGAAGCCGCCGAGGGGTTCGACGGCGACCTGGTCATCGCCGCCGACCTCACCCGAATCGCCGTACCGTCCCGAGCCTGA